A window of the Citrus sinensis cultivar Valencia sweet orange chromosome 9, DVS_A1.0, whole genome shotgun sequence genome harbors these coding sequences:
- the LOC107175595 gene encoding uncharacterized protein LOC107175595, with the protein MANSAARIFLKNGKSFPQHLGSRLVGLPCPSSNVVNKHQLQLLDKPLISQNPTQQQQYLYLQRPASGNGFNFVDFVLGNEEAREGKMRLVSRRDEDEDGDGESDHVDDEDDFDDDEDDEPFDDGGNHYSSGDEYYNCCNVDEDDDTE; encoded by the coding sequence ATGGCCAACTCCGCCGCCAGGATCTTCCTCAAAAACGGCAAGTCGTTTCCGCAGCATCTCGGCAGCCGACTTGTCGGCCTCCCCTGCCCCTCCTCCAATGTCGTCAACAAACATCAGCTACAACTACTCGACAAGCCTTTAATCAGTCAGAATCCGACCCAGCAGCAGCAGTACTTATACTTACAAAGACCCGCGTCGGGCAATgggtttaattttgttgattttgtacTGGGTAATGAGGAGGCGCGTGAGGGAAAGATGCGCCTGGTGAGTCGTCGTGACGAGGACGAAGATGGTGATGGTGAGTCTGATCATGttgatgatgaggatgattttgatgatgatgaagatgatgagcCGTTTGATGATGGTGGCAATCATTACTCAAGTGGCgatgaatattataattgttgcaatgttgatgaagatgatgatacCGAATGA
- the LOC127899944 gene encoding uncharacterized protein LOC127899944 — translation MIPDPDFRFTLKLAAVETGNWLSGLIQKFRGDSEETQGLCPQELPVSLPQMSYKNGETEMTSNTDCAICLDDFIEGETYQWLKHRLNCPVCRNPLCRNLELDV, via the exons ATGATTCCTGATCCCGACTTTCGATTTACCCTGAAGCTTGCCGCCGTCGAAACGGGCAACTGGCTGTCCGGATTGATACAAAAGTTCAGGGGCGATTCGGAGGAAACACAAGGGCTGTGCCCTCAGGAATTGCCAGTATCGCTTCCGCAAATGAGTTACAAAAATGGTGAAACGGAAATGACTTCAAATACGGACTGTGCCATTTGCTTGGATGATTTTATTGAGGGTGAGACAT ATCAATGGTTGAAGCATCGGCTAAATTGCCCTGTCTGTAGAAATCCTCTGTGTAGGAATCTTGAGCTAGATGTATGA